Proteins encoded in a region of the Natator depressus isolate rNatDep1 chromosome 23, rNatDep2.hap1, whole genome shotgun sequence genome:
- the LOC141976192 gene encoding uncharacterized protein LOC141976192, with protein sequence MPLALPLWLLAAVICARRASAFGFAWCQLPYELPGYASCAGRGITQLGPAIAPLPNSTLWLNASQNALQDLAPATFAHLPRLRELRLDLNRLRALQIGAFQGLQELELLDLSQNRLAALGPAALAGLTGLRVLLLRGNALAALHPAALAAQPGLQELHLPHNQLSRLQEVAAVASGLANLSLLDLDSNRISTPCPGPGLLSMPFLRDLNLRNNSIAWLDLAHCSLPGLRSLNLTHNNMSRLEAGSFGAVPGLEELSLDENPLNISYLLGLPLPNLTALHWSSMRPVLDADLGLACQVLGSLPALTTLDIKHSKLPPSRLGQLGACTNLTWLDLSTTPLSPLEGGVFRSFPRLESLSLDKCKVKRLKQSAWGGSLPWLRVLVLRRNHLTKLEDRVFQPLGSLAHLDLSRNRLTYVYKGSFLGMTSLRTLLLQGCQLAAVTRDTFAYTRKLETLDLSDNNLQYIKTSAFLSLHHLRTLLLSGNRILTLQKGAFKGLTSLRHLSLAQNGLYKLSQGSFLGLKALETLDLSHNRLLAYCKYDSPAPFAGLPALRGLDLSSQEARPPVRLPSKLFQGLGNLQELSLRDNPSGVFLNLSLAPLAGLRSLDLSNIYPGREGSFSLRPGLFRGLAGLRRLRLDGSSLRDLPGEVFSSLASLEWLSLRENGLQSVSRAPLAHLPALRYLDVAGNPLACSCENAWFQNWSAAEPGVQVALLGSYLCLGPGVSQGLFQAHDLAFCWADLGAVFFAGSFAATFLALAGSLAGAKLGWTLRYGYYLLRAWGRGRLRRDRRGYQYDAYVSCCPEDEAWVVRTLLAKLEEEGRPRLRLCFGPRDFAPGAYYLDNVQQGVSSSRKALCLLSARALESEWCSLEIQLACARTYDQGRDPLVVVFLEDIPNYRLSPYHRLRRLVKQGSYLHWPEQPEAQAVFWTQLREALGAGEEVGGMVQFNLAE encoded by the exons atgcccctggccctgcccctctggctccttgcaGCCGTCATCTGTGCCCGCCGTGCCAGCGCCTTCGGCTTTGCCTGGTGCCAGCTGCCCTACGAGCTGCCAGGCTACGCCAGCTGCGCCGGGCGTGGCATCACCCAGCTGGGCCCGGCCATCGCCCCGCTGCCCAACTCCACCCTCTGGCTCAACGCCTCCCAGAACGCCCTGCAGGACCTGGCGCCCGCCACCTTCGCCCACCTGCCCCGCCTGCGGGAGCTGCGGCTCGACCTCAACCGCCTCCGCGCCCTGCAGATCGGCGCCTTCCAGGGcctgcaggagctggagctgctggacctcaGCCAGAACCGGCTGGCGGCCCTGGGCCCCGCGGCGCTGGCGGGGCTGACGGGCCTGCGGGTCCTGCTTCTGAGGGGCAACGCCCTGGCCGCCCTCCACCCTGCCGCCCTGGCGGCCCAGCCCGGTCTGCAGGAGCTCCACCTGCCCCACAATCAGCTCTCCCGGCTCCAGGAGGTGGCCGCGGTCGCCAGCGGCTTGGCCAACCTCTCCCTCCTCGACCTGGACTCCAACCGGATCTCCACCCCGTGCCCTGGCCCCGGCCTGCTCTCTATGCCCTTCCTGCGGGACCTCAACCTGAGGAACAACAGCATCGCCTGGCTGGACCTcgcccactgctccctgcccggCCTGCGCTCTCTCAACCTGACCCACAACAACATGAGTCGGCTGGAGGCCGGTTCCTTCGGCGCCGTGCCCGGCCTGGAGGAGCTGAGTTTGGACGAAAACCCCCTCAACATCTCCTACCTCCTGGGCCTGCCGCTGCCCAACCTCACAGCCCTGCACTGGTCCAGCATGCGCCCGGTGCTGGACGCGGACCTGGGGCTGGCCTGCCAGGTCTTGGGGAGCCTGCCGGCGCTGACCACCCTGGACATCAAACACTCCAAGCTCCCGCCGTCCCGGCTGGGCCAACTGGGCGCTTGCACCAACCTGACCTGGCTGGACCTGTCCACCACCCCGCTGAGCCCGCTGGAGGGGGGCGTCTTCCGCTCGTTCCCCCGGCTGGAGTCCCTCTCGCTGGACAAGTGCAAGGTCAAGCGGCTGAAGCAGAGTGCCTGGGGCGGGTCGCTGCCCTGGCTCCGGGTCCTCGTCCTGCGGCGCAACCACCTCACCAAGCTGGAAGACCGCGTATTCCAGCCCCTCGGCAGCTTGGCCCACCTGGACCTGTCCAGGAACCGCCTGACCTACGTCTACAAGGGGTCCTTTCTGGGCATGACCTCCCTGAGGACCTTGCTTCTGCAGGGCTGCCAGCTGGCGGCCGTCACCCGTGACACCTTCGCCTACACCCGCAAGCTGGAGACCCTGGACCTGAGCGACAACAACCTCCAGTACATCAAGACTTCTGCCTTCCTGAGCCTCCACCATCTCCGCACCCTGCTGCTCTCCGGCAACCGCATCCTCACCCTCCAGAAAGGGGCCTTCAAGGGCCTCACCTCCCTCCGCCACCTCTCGCTGGCCCAGAACGGCCTCTACAAACTCTCCCAGGGCTCCTTCCTGGGCCTGAAGGCCCTGGAGACCCTGGACCTCAGCCACAACCGCCTCCTGGCCTACTGCAAGTACGACTCGCCTGCCCCCTTCGCCGGCCTGCCGGCCCTGCGGGGCCTGGATCTCAGCTCGCAGGAGGCCCGGCCCCCGGTCCGGCTGCCCTCCAAACTCTTCCAAGGGCTGGGGAACCTCCAGGAGCTCAGCCTGAGGGACAACCCCAGCGGCGTCTTCCTCAACCTCTCGCTGGCTCCCTTGGCCGGCCTCCGCTCCCTGGATCTCTCCAACATCTACCCCGGCCGGGAAGGGTCCTTCAGCCTTCGCCCGGGGCTCTTCCGAGGCCTGGCCGGCCTGCGGCGGCTCCGGCTGGACGGCAGCTCCCTCCGGGACCTGCCCGGCGAGGTCTTCTCCAGCCTGGCCTCCCTGGAGTGGCTCTCGCTGCGGGAGAACGGGCTGCAGAGCGTGAGCCGGGCCCCGCTGGCCCACCTGCCTGCGCTGCGCTACCTGGACGTGGCCGGCAACCCCTTGGCCTGCTCCTGCGAGAACGCCTGGTTCCAGAACTGGTCGGCGGCGGAGCCGGGGGTCCAGGTGGCCCTGCTGGGCTCCTACCTCTGCCTGGGGCCCGGCGTGAGCCAGGGGCTCTTCCAAGCCCACGATCTCGCCTTCTGCTGGGCGGACCTGGGCGCGGTCTTCTTCGCGGGGTCGTTCGCCGCCACCTTCCTGGCGCTGGCGGGGTCCCTGGCCGGGGCCAAGCTGGGCTGGACCCTGCGCTACGGCTACTACCTGCTGCGGgcctggggccggggccggctGCGGCGGGACCGGCGGGGCTACCAGTACGATGCCTACGTCTCCTGCTGCCCCGAGGACGAGGCCTGGGTGGTGCGGACGCTGCTGGCcaagctggaggaggaagggcgGCCCCGGCTCCGGCTCTGCTTCGGGCCCCGCGACTTCGCCCCCGGGGCCTATTACCTGGACAACGTGCAGCAGGGGGTGAGCAGCAGCCGCAAGGCCCTGTGCCTGCTGAGTGCCCGCGCCCTGGAGAGCGAGTGGTGCTCGCTGGAGATCCAGCTGGCCTGCGCCCGCACCTACGACCAGGGCCGCGACCCGCTGGTCGTCGTCTTCCTCGAGGACATCCCCAACTACCG CCTCTCCCCCTACCACCGCCTGCGGAGGCTGGTGAAGCAAGGCAGCTACCTGCACTGGCCGGAGCAGCCCGAGGCCCAGGCCGTCTTCTGGACCCAGCTGCGGGAGGCCCTGGGGGCCGGCGAGGAAGTCGGGGGGATGGTGCAGTTCAACCTGGCCGAGTAA